Proteins found in one Armatimonadia bacterium genomic segment:
- a CDS encoding flagellar assembly protein FliW yields MQLLSPRCGLLECAESDALHVAEGIAPFDRATRYVMVAREEEWPFAWLQSLDEPALAFVVAPLEMLFPDRAEEALCAYAKGEEACNSSLLAAYGIVVLDRDPARLTINLLAPLVVDFERKRARQIILDGPLEQTRELLEPALRSLAHA; encoded by the coding sequence ATGCAGTTGCTTTCCCCACGATGTGGACTCCTGGAGTGCGCGGAGTCCGATGCTCTCCATGTGGCGGAGGGGATCGCTCCCTTCGACAGGGCGACGCGTTATGTAATGGTGGCACGGGAGGAGGAATGGCCCTTTGCGTGGCTGCAGAGCCTTGACGAGCCGGCCCTGGCCTTCGTTGTCGCACCCCTCGAGATGCTCTTCCCGGATCGTGCCGAGGAGGCCCTCTGTGCCTATGCAAAAGGTGAGGAGGCCTGCAACAGTTCCCTCCTCGCCGCCTATGGCATCGTTGTCCTCGACCGAGACCCGGCCAGGCTGACCATCAATCTTCTGGCGCCGCTGGTCGTCGACTTCGAGCGAAAGCGGGCACGGCAGATCATCCTTGACGGGCCGCTGGAGCAGACTCGCGAGTTGCTGGAACCCGCTCTGCGATCCCTGGCTCACGCATGA
- the csrA gene encoding carbon storage regulator CsrA — MMLVLTRTAGEEICIGPDIRVRVLSLRGGQVRLGIEAPGEVTIHRAELVEAVSRQNAAASQPDAAVLDLVTRSAQAHARPES; from the coding sequence ATGATGCTGGTGCTCACACGGACAGCAGGCGAGGAAATATGTATCGGCCCGGACATCCGCGTGCGAGTGCTTTCGCTGCGCGGAGGTCAGGTGCGTCTGGGCATTGAGGCACCCGGTGAAGTCACGATTCACCGGGCTGAGCTGGTGGAGGCTGTGTCGCGGCAGAATGCGGCAGCGAGTCAGCCGGATGCCGCCGTTCTCGACCTCGTGACGCGCTCGGCCCAGGCTCACGCTCGCCCCGAGTCCTGA
- a CDS encoding flagellin, translating to MSLTRINHNITAMNAQRNLSLNTNRVGQSMERLSSGLRINRAADDPAGLVMSETLRAQISGMDVVQQNVSEGVNLIKTAEGALTEVNSLLRQINDLALDSASNSTNTADTRSALQRQVESALNTINKIANNTKYAGLNLLDGSAGTAATTLDTTNIASAQLSSSAAAGYASVNVTSAATKASHDGTNTYATAATALDNAGTITINGTSIGTFATTDKVQTVVDAINAKTGQTGVTATWDTDHVQLDQAGFGSDKGIIYVETADVLNGGSTAVKYGTDAAATVTGGAAGTYNQGKGLQLKDAAGDIINLTAAGNSVANHANAVYVTQGSVSFQIGLTASETASTTISSCTATALGINGTDIATVAGAQTALTAIADAIKNVSSLRGQLGAFQSNELEAQGRSLATARENLAASESAIRDTDFGEEMAEYSTAQILVQSATAFLAQANSLPQNVLQLIQG from the coding sequence ATGTCTCTCACCCGTATCAACCACAATATCACTGCCATGAACGCTCAGCGGAACCTGTCCTTGAACACCAATCGGGTCGGTCAGAGCATGGAGCGGCTGAGCTCCGGTCTGCGGATCAACCGCGCTGCGGACGATCCGGCCGGACTGGTGATGTCCGAGACCCTGCGAGCTCAGATCTCCGGTATGGACGTCGTGCAGCAGAACGTATCGGAAGGCGTCAACCTGATCAAGACGGCAGAGGGCGCGCTCACCGAGGTCAACTCCCTGCTACGGCAGATCAACGACCTGGCGCTGGACTCGGCGTCGAACAGCACCAACACGGCGGACACCCGGTCGGCTCTGCAGCGACAGGTTGAGTCCGCGCTGAACACCATCAACAAGATCGCCAACAACACCAAGTACGCCGGGCTGAACCTGCTTGACGGTAGCGCAGGCACCGCCGCGACAACGCTGGACACGACCAACATCGCCTCAGCCCAGCTCAGTTCCTCGGCGGCCGCAGGCTATGCCAGCGTGAACGTGACGAGCGCCGCGACCAAGGCGTCCCATGATGGCACCAACACTTACGCCACCGCAGCCACTGCGCTCGACAACGCGGGCACAATCACCATCAACGGCACCTCCATCGGCACCTTCGCCACCACCGACAAGGTCCAGACGGTCGTTGATGCCATCAACGCAAAGACGGGCCAGACCGGTGTGACAGCCACCTGGGACACCGACCATGTCCAGCTCGACCAGGCCGGCTTCGGCAGTGACAAGGGCATCATCTACGTGGAGACTGCCGACGTCCTCAACGGCGGGTCGACCGCTGTGAAGTATGGCACCGATGCTGCGGCGACGGTCACGGGAGGCGCTGCAGGGACCTACAATCAGGGCAAGGGCCTGCAACTGAAGGACGCCGCCGGCGACATCATCAACCTCACGGCGGCCGGCAACTCGGTTGCCAACCATGCGAATGCCGTCTACGTGACCCAGGGCAGTGTGTCCTTCCAGATCGGCCTGACGGCCAGCGAGACAGCGAGTACCACGATCTCGAGTTGCACGGCAACGGCGCTGGGGATCAACGGCACGGACATCGCGACGGTTGCCGGGGCCCAGACCGCTCTGACGGCTATCGCCGATGCCATCAAGAACGTCAGCTCGCTGCGAGGCCAGCTCGGAGCCTTCCAGTCCAACGAACTCGAGGCGCAGGGCCGCTCACTGGCCACCGCTCGCGAGAATCTGGCAGCCTCTGAGAGCGCCATCCGCGACACGGACTTCGGCGAGGAGATGGCCGAGTACTCGACGGCTCAGATCCTGGTAC